Below is a window of Penaeus chinensis breed Huanghai No. 1 unplaced genomic scaffold, ASM1920278v2 CTG_4712, whole genome shotgun sequence DNA.
ACGCTTTCTCAAATCGTGGAAGGAGACTGGGGTGTATCTCAAATCTACGCCTTAGGTTGTGTTGAATAAAAAAGATGTTTAATGTCATGGTTGTAcgagggagtgtacgaaggtggtttcccgttgtctTCCTTCGGGTGATGGAAGAgttcaccatacacacacatgcaaacacacacacacaaacacacagacacatgcaaacacacacacacacatacacatgcaaacatacacgcacacacacattcaaacacacacacacacacaaatacacaaacacacacacattcaaacacacacacacactcttgccaCTGGATcatctgcttgcatttctgcaactatTGTCTTAGGcagtcgtagctcttccgctgatcgcgctgcctctgcaccgcgatcacctgattggatgcccttcctaatcaaccgcgtttgtGCCACAacggcgacttccccaacgacacctgtcgtttttctcgccgtgagatcagccGCGAACCAATTAACACAGGAGTATGCATAACTCAAAATGTTTGGTATTGACATGAACTTCTTAGATGTAAGGAGCCTGTATGCCTCCTGTATGCAGGGTCACTGCGTGTGTTAGATGTAGGAGACcattttgagtgtgagtgtgtgtgtgtgtatgtttgtgtgtgtgtgtgtttgcatgtgtgtgtgtgtgagtgtgtgtgtgtttgtgtgtgtgtgtgtgtgtgtgtgtgtgtgtgtgtgtgtgtgtgtgtgtgtgtgtttgcatgtgtgtgtatgtgtgtgtgtgtgtgtgtgtgtgtgtgtgtgtgtgtttgcatgagtgtatgtatgtgtgtgtgtgtgtttgcacgtgtatgtgtgtgtgtgtctgtttgcatgtgtatgtgtgcgtgtctgtttgcatgtgcatgtgtgtttgcatgtgtgtgtgtgtgtatgtgtgtgtctgtgtatatgtgtgtctgtgcatgcatgtgtacgtatatacacacacatctctctatctatacacacacacctaaagacAAGCCGTTACTAAGGAGGGAAGGATATGACATATTAGAAATAACTCCACGATTActgaaccgaaaaaaaaaagaaaaaaagaaaacccagGTGTGGAAAATACCAAAATTATGGAACATTTGTACGAGTTGATAAGCTGATGGAAAATACCAAAACGATGGAACATTTGTAGATAAGCTGATGGAAAATACCAAGTTGATAAGCTGATGGAAAATACCAAAACGATGGAACATTTGTAGATAAGCTGATGGAAAATACCAAGTTGATAAGCTGATGGAAAATACCAAAACGATGGAACATTTGTAGATAAGCTGATGGAAAATACCAAGTTGATAAGCTGATGGAAAATACCCAGAAGATGGAACATTTGTAAGAGTTTATAAGCTGATAGAAAATACCCAGATGGAACATTTGTAGATAAGCTGATGGAAAATACCCAGAAGATAAGCTGATGGAAAATACCCAGAAGATAAGCTGATGGAAAATACCAAGATGGAACATTTGTAAgagtttataaaaatataacatgGAAAATATAACATGGAACATTTGTACGAGTTGATAAGCTGATAGAAAATACCAAGTTGATAAGCTGATGGAAAATACCAAGTTGATAAGCTGATGGAAAATACCCAGAAGATAAGCTGATGGAAAATACCCAGAAAATAAGCTGATGGAAATTACCAAGTTGATAAGCTGATGGAAAATACCCAGAAGATGGAACATTTGTAAGAGTTTATAAGCGGATGGAAAATACCAAGTTGGTAAGCTGATGGAAAATACCCAAAAGATGGAACATTTGTAGATAAGCTGATGGAAAATACTAAGTTGATAAGCTGATGGAAAATACCAAGTTGATAAGCTGATGGAAAATACCAAGTTGATAAGCTGATGGAAAATACCCAGAAGATAAGCTGATGGAAAATACTAAGTTGATAAGCTGATGGAAAATACCAAGTTGATAAGCTGATGGAAAATACCAAGTTGATAAGCTGATGGAAAATACCCAGATGGAACATTTGTAGATAAGCTGATGGAAAATACTGTTAGCTAGAATAAAATactgtaagaaaataaataaataaaatactgttAGAAAATACTGAAAATACTGTTAAAATATTGTTAGCATATTATTAGTATACTATTAGCAtattattagcatattattaGCATACTATTAGCATATCATTAgcatattattagcaataattagcatattattagcaataattagcatatcattagcatattattagcatattattagcaataattagcatatcattagcatattattagctataattagcatattattagcatatcattagcatattattagcatatcattagcatattattagcatattattagcatattattagcatattattagcaataattagCATATTATTAGCATATCATTAGCATATTATCAGCATATTATTGacgagcatatgtatgtatgtagccatTGGACGTGAGGATTGAACCCGGGTCAGTCACACCATTCTCCCTTGGGCGTCGTTTTGAGAAAGAACTAATAACCTGTGCTTTTGGTGGATCTATTGGGTATATTCCGGTATATCCTAGTATATTCTGATATAGTAGGTTATGTTCTGGTTTATtctataaaaaatagaataaatttattctaaaaaaatagaataaatttgttttaaaaatagaataaatttattctaaaatataataaatttattctAAAATAGAATAAATTTATTCTTAAAATAGAATAATGTTAATCTATATTTAGAGTAAAATTattctaaaaatataataaatttattctaaaaatataataaatttattctaaaaataaaataaattctaaaaataaatatattccagTATATTCTAGTATATTCTGTATTCAGTATATTTCGATATATTGATCAAGGCTCATCAATTATActtactaagttttttttttgtttttgttttttaggaaCTCCCTAGTGACTGATTTAGGTATATTCGATTATATTCTGGTATTATATTCTAATATATTCAGGTATATTCTAGTATGTTCTGGTATACTCTAGTATATTTTAGTATATTCTGGTCTATTCTGATCTATATTCTGGAATATTCTGAAATAGTCTAGTATATCCTAGTATATTCTGGTATATTCTTAAATAGTCTAGTATATTCTGGTATATTATGTATTTAGTATATTTTCACATATTGATCAAGGCTCGTCAATTATacttaccaatttttttttttttttaggaactcTCCAGTGACTGATTTAGGTATATTCGATTATATTCTGGTTTATTATATTACATTCTAATATATTCAGGTATATTCTAGTATATTCTGGTATACTCTAGTATATTCTAATATATGCTGGTATATCCTAGTATATTCTGGAATATTCCAGTATATTCTGATCTATTCTTGTATATTCTGGTATATTCTAGTATATTATGTATttagtatattttgatatattgatcAAGGAGCGTCAATTATACTTACTaagtatttctttgtttgtttgttttttaggaaCTCTCCAGGGACTGCTTTAGGTATATTCGATTCATTTCtggtttattatattatattctaatatattcaagtatatttgAGTATATTCTGGTCTATTCTGATATATTCTGGAATATTCTAGTATATATTCTGGTATATTCTAGTATATTTTGGTATATCCTAGTATATTCTGGAATTTTCCAGTATATTCTGATCTATTCTTGTATATTTCAGTATATTCtagtatattatgtatttaatatattttgaCATATTGATCAAGGATCGTCAATTatacttactatttttttttttttgttcttgttttttaggAACTCTCCAGTGACTGTTTAGGTATATTCGATTATATTCTGGTTTATTCTATTATATTCtaatatattcacgtatattctGGTATACTCTAGTATATTTTAGTATATTCTGGTCTATTCTGATATATTCTGGTCTATCCTAGTATATATTCTGTAATAATCTAGTATATCCTAGTATATTCTGGAATATTCTGGTATATTCTTAAATAGTCTAGTATATTCTGGTATATTCTAGTATATTCTGGTATATTCTGGTATATTATGTATttagtatattttgatatattaatcAAGGCTCATCAATTATACTtaccaatttttttatttttttaggaacTCTCCAGTGACTGATTTAGGTATATTCGATTATATTCTGGTTTATTCTATTATATTCTAATATATTCAGGTATATTCTAGTACATTCTGGTATACTCTAGTATATTCTAGTATATGCTGGTATATCCTAGTATATTCTGGTATATTCTTAGTCTAGTATATtctggtatattatatatttagtatattttgatatattaatcAAGGCTCATCAATTATACTTactaagttttttgttttttttttgttttttaggtcCAATCATTCTAGTAAACTCTGTGACGCGTTGAAATTTGCATATATTCAAATCACTTTGAATGTAAtgcaaaatacacaaataaaacacggGAAATTTGAACATTTATTTACTTCATCTCTTCATTACAGGAACTAGGATTCTGATACTCTTAAAGTAATTAATTTACATGAAGGAaaaagattttccttttttctaataaAAATCTAATGTTCTTTTAATTTAACTAGATctcaatataaacacatacatgcaaatatgtatatattaatatatatacatacaaatatgtaaatatctatatgtacataaatatatgtatatacacatgtatatgtatatctatatgcacatatatacatacacatgcatgtgaatgtgtgtgtgcgtacatatatataattatatatatatatatgcgtgtgtgtgttcgtttttggCACATATAACATTATTtgaaagattgttccatgtttcaaagTTCTGTTTGGAAAACTGAACTTTTTgacatctctctcacttttctttcaatcttttgcTGCGTCATCTCTCGCCCTTCTTGTGTTCAACATTATAATGTTATCTtagtctaacttcacccttcctgttaTATAGtcgatttttgttcatttttctttaccaAGCTCTGCAagctgtgtctttatttcttcctttctgatcatgatgtctttttctaactcttttctccactgtgctgtgtggtgcagtggtagcgatctcgtctagcaatctcgctgacctgcgttcgaatctctctatctatctctctctcgtctagcaatctcgctgacctgcgttcgaatctctctatctctctctcgtctagcaatcttgctgacctgcgttcgaatctctctctctctctatctatctatctctctctcgtctagcaatctcgctgacctgcgttcgaatctctctatatatctctctctcgtctagcaatcttgctgacctgcgttcgaatctctctatctctctatctatctatctatctatctatctctctctcgtctagcaatctcgctgacccgcgttcgaatccctcgccgccagtggatggtaaccccggccattccttgcacacaggggataacttcgAAGCAAAACAGACACTAcgtcacagcaagaatatcctttataacaaatggaataaaaaaaattattatgtatttattattatatcatttacaGTTTCCTTTTGATACATCGGCATCTGtggctatttattttttatcgctctctctctctccccctatttctctccctctctctctctctctctctgtgtgtgtctgtctgtctgtctgtttctctctctctctctttctctctcttctctctctctctctctctctcgctcttcctcttctctctctctctctcctcttctctatctctctctctctctctctctctctctctctctctctctctctctctctctcttgctcttcctcttctctctcctcttctctctctctctctctctctctctctctctttctctcgctcttcctcttctctctcctcttctctctctctctctctctctctctctctctctctctctctctctctctctctcgctcttcctcttctctctcctcttctctctctctctctctctctctctctctctctctctctctctctctctctctctctctctctcttcctcttctctctcctcttcttctctcttctctcttctctctctctctctctctctctctctctctctctctctctctctctctctctctctctctctctctctcgctcttcctcttctctctcctcttctctctctctctctctctctctctctctctctctctctctctctctctctctctctctctctctctctctctctctctctctctctctctctctctctctctctctctctctcttctctctctctctctctctctctctctctctctctctctcctctctctctctctctctctctctctctctctctcttctctctctctctctctctctctctctctctctctctctctctctctctctctctctctctctctctctctctctctctctctctctctctctctctctctctctctctctctctctctctctctctcgctcttcctcttctctctctctctctctctctctcttctctctctctctctctctctctctctctctctctctctctctctctctctctctctcgctcttcctcttctctctcctcttcctctctctctctctctctctctctctctctctctctctctctctctctctctctctctctctctctctctctctctctctctctctctctcgctcttcctcttctctctcctcttccattatatctctctctctctcgctcttcctcttctctctctcttttctctctctctctctctctctcgctcttcctcttctctctctctctctcctcttctctctctctctcgctcttcctcttctctctcctcttctctctctctctctctctctctctcgctcttcctcttctctctctctctctctctctctctctctctctctctctctctctctctctctctctctctctctctctctctctcgctcttcctcttctctctcctcttctctctctctctctctctctctctctctctctctctctctctcctcttctctctctctctctctctctctctctctctctctctctcgctctctctctcctcttctctctcctcttctctctctctctctcctcttccattatcTCGGATTGGCTGCTTGACGATTTGCCTTCAGTCGGCGTAACAGCTTCCTGCGCTGtgattacttcatcaactttttcttgcGGATGCTTTGCCTCGATTTGACTGTCgttgccaatcttggtttcttcttctgtcccctttttcgtTGATTTAATTCTCTTGTCAGACACTTCGGTATTCTGTCTCTCGTGTTCCTTATCCACCAGTTCCTTCAAATTCACGTTTTCTTTGCGTATTTTCATACGTCCTGCTACCAGCTGTCTATCTAGGCTTCGAGAACCTCATTTCTAGCTTCAGTTAGTTTCTGTTAGCTTCATTTTCCTGGCTTGAATGATTacccacaacaaaaaaaaaactaaaaaaacacagaaatagatCTTGTACTCACGGAACAAGGCATCACTTTCTTTCTaagttctttatttatctgttcacttTATAACTTTCTTTCTaagttctttatttatctgttcacttTATAACTTTCTTTCTaagttctttatttatctgttcacttTATAACCCGAATTATCCTTTCAGTATGAACTGTACACATTTACAGAGGCCTTGGCTAGGAGACTTTGACCATTGCCTGATCTTCTCCATATTTAACAACATATAAGAGTTCTACTTCACTGATGCgatgcagtgtgtgtgtacaaatatatacacatatctacctatctgtatatatattcacatacacactcatattcatTCAAAGGTTTTAAGAAGTTTGCAATAGTGTTCGTTTTACTGAAAACAAGAGTAAACTTAACCTACGGAAATTAAGGTTTctttatgctctttctctctctctccttcctttcctctctccctccttcttttcctctctctttctccttcctttcctctctccctccttcttttcctctctctctctccttcctttcctctctccttcctttcttctctctctctctctccttcctttcctctctccctccttcctttcctctctctctctccttccttcttttcctctctctttctccttcctttcatctctctctctttcttcccttctcccacccccctctctccttcctatcctttcATCACCTATACCGAAACAAGAAACAAGTCATACAAATTAACCCGCTGTCAGCTTCCTTAccgtcccctttagattttagtgagttttgttacctacagatggctccacgtgtgctcagcggCAAGGAGTCTCTCATTAGGCCCTCgtgaccgatcttgatttcctcattccttggaTTGGCAGGAAAacgcgtttttctttccaatactactaacaTTGACGTAATcactcttattgatattatgattattaaattgttatcgaaatatcaatatcatcaaagacaataaaataacagaGGCGAATCTTtctaaaaatgaaagaagagggtaaacagagcgagataggtaagactaatagctgcctccttggtgactaagcacttgcagagccatctatgtgtaatgacattatataatacttttattacagtgggcatggcattgtggTCTTGCCACCCACGCTCACCTGGTTAAGTGGTTCTATTTTTACAATAATACATAACAATTATAgtgtaaacataatgataacagtaatatatacaaacacccataaactataaaaatcaaaaatatataacacacacaataaatacatggaaaaaaatacaacaataatcaaTATTGGGCGTTACAGAGCTTAACAGTCTAGTAAGTGAAGAAGGACACTGAATTGGTTAGAGTTCAATTCTGTCTTGACATTATTTATGTCACTCTGATATCATAGAGTCTGATTCCTTGTTGACCTTTTTGAAATGGTTTAATCCCCTAGATtaagtttattttcatttccaataacaaaaacactgttGAAAAGTTCATAAAAGACTGCATTgcagctttcatatatatatatgaatatatatatatgtatatactgtatatatatatacaaatttatatatgtatatgtataaagataaatatgcatatccctacatacatatgtatagatatagatttacatatgcatcacacacacacgtgtatttatatacatatatatgtatatacacacacatatactgtatacatatatatataaattcatatatatgtatgtatatacatacatggatggtgaaaacactaccgtattgatactatggtagaaaagcccacaatgtaaaactagttttacattgtcggtttttctaccatatacatacatctatgtatatacagatttgcatataaatgtacataatacatacttatatatgtatgtatatatgtatatatattttatatatatacacacacaaaagtggaTGAGCAGCTTCCTCGAATGCTATGAGCAGTAGTAGCTTTCTGTGAAGAATTAAATACAAGTCAAAatgcagacattttttttttttttatgacaagaaCTACACATTAAGAATCCCGTATGCAACAAAAATCGGGAATAGATATCCTCCTAAATTTAGGCCAAAATTTTCTCCCATTAAAACGTCAAGCAGTGTGTTCCTTTTGGACGAAATGTCATGCTGTTTAATGTAGATTCGCGTTTCCCATAGGATGTCTTCTCTAagtgaaagcatatatatatatatttagaccttATAGTTAGCTTGTGCcctttatgtacaatatatagacCAGAGGTTATTGCAAGTCTCACAGCAGTTTGGATACTCTTTTGTATGTACTCGCATGAGAGGCATTAGTGGTTATATAAGGTATCATTTCATATAAGGcttctcttttgtgtgtattCTCATGTGCCTCACCATGATCTGTTTCTGTGAAAACgccttgctgcaaatctcacagctgtatggcttctcctttgtatgcacTCTCATATGGCTCACTATACTAGTTTTATGCGAGAAGGCCTTGCTGCATATCTCACAGCTGtacggcttctcctttgtatgcacTCGCATGTGCCTTACAAGCGTATTCTCGGAGAAAGCCTTCTTGCATATCTCACAGCTGTAGggtttctcctttgtatgtacccTCATGTGCCGTATAAGCGTACACTTCTCCGTGAAAGCCTTGCCGCAGATCTCACAGCCGTACGGCTTCTCCTTCGTATGGACTCTCATGTGCCTCACCAGATGGCTCTTCACCGAGAACGTCTTGTGGCAAATCTCGCAACGGtaagccttctccttctccacgaAAGGCAACCCCTTCGCGTCGCCGCCCTCCCGACCCGAGCCACGCCTTCCCTTCGCGTCGCCGCCCTCCCGACCCGAGCCacgccttcccctcgcctcctgcctCGCCTCCTGAAGGTCGCGGAGGAAACGGCCCTCGCGCTTCACCCTCGCGTCGCTCAGGGCGTCCCCGACCTCGTAATCAAAGGGTTCTTCCTTGATTTCCAGACACGTCTCCTCGGTGACGTGGTCGTTGGGCTCCTCCTTGATACGGACTCCCGCGAGGGGGTCGTCGGCCGTCGGGGAATTCATTCtcactctggaaaaaaaaaaaatataaaaaataaataaataaataaatataaataaatataaataaatataaataaaatatataaataaatataaataaatataaataaatataattaaaaatataaataaatataaataaatataaataaatatgaataaaaaatataaataaatataaataaatatgaaaaaaattataataatataaataaatatgaataaaaatataaataaatataataattttaatgtaaataaatataaataaataatacaaataaatataaaaataaataaatataaataattataaatgtaaataaatataaataaatgtaaataaatataaaaaataaataaatataaataaatataaaaagtaaaatatataaataaatataaataaatacaaataaaaataaaaataaatataaataaatataaataaaaataaaaatatatataaatatatatgaataaaaaataaaaataaatacaaataattataaatgtaaataaatatgaataaaaaatataaataaatataaataattataaatgtaaataaatgtaaataaacataaatataaataagtataaatagcataatatatatatttatatataaacatatatataaatattaaagatgGCACTTAGATATGAAGGGAAAACAAAATTGGaacaaggaaaacaggaaaaaatcagGAACttggaacaagaaaaacaaaaaaatggaacaaggaaaacaggaaattggaacaaggaaaacaaatcaaaacaaggaaaacaggaaattggaacaaggaaaacaaaatcaaaacaaggaaaacaaaatcaaaacaaggaaaacaaaatcaaaacaaggaaaa
It encodes the following:
- the LOC125024779 gene encoding uncharacterized protein LOC125024779 gives rise to the protein MFGIDMNFLDVRSLYASCMQGHCVLYSDIVYSSMFWYTLVYFSIFWSILIYILEYSEIVYSSIFWYTLVYSNICWYILVYSGIFQYILIYSCIFWYILELSRDCFRYIRFISGLLYYILIYSSIFEYILVYSDIFWNILVYILVYSSIFWYILVYSGIFQYILIYSCIFQYILVYYSSIFWYILVYSGIFWYILVHSGIL
- the LOC125024780 gene encoding zinc finger protein 189-like codes for the protein MYLSTSEHVCRPWIKRPQCSSTSFSTRRCSSSPQQVPSETPGPARPRHHSLERRSSASAPQGEEQVISIRSLPLRRVRMNSPTADDPLAGVRIKEEPNDHVTEETCLEIKEEPFDYEVGDALSDARVKREGRFLRDLQEARQEARGRRGSGREGGDAKGRRGSGREGGDAKGLPFVEKEKAYRCEICHKTFSVKSHLVRHMRVHTKEKPYGCEICGKAFTEKCTLIRHMRVHTKEKPYSCEICKKAFSENTLVRHMRVHTKEKPYSCEICSKAFSHKTSIVSHMRVHTKEKPYSCEICSKAFSQKQIMVRHMRIHTKEKPYMK